In Aegilops tauschii subsp. strangulata cultivar AL8/78 chromosome 3, Aet v6.0, whole genome shotgun sequence, one genomic interval encodes:
- the LOC109756740 gene encoding E3 ubiquitin-protein ligase PRT6, with the protein MAGIDGAGDAPAARLPELTPAERVEQKLIACGVPEEQLREDHQEGLLMYLEEHADKISEVTAAILSAGTEISEARKSSKKDKDSGSSSDSDAYSESLSWLQWMMFRNEPDAVLDDMEHSSAGERAVCGSVWGQNDLAYRCRTCENDSTCAICVPCFQNGNHEDHDYSIMYTGGGCCDCGDATAWKREGFCSRHKGAEQIKPLPEELASSVGPVLDELLLFWKERICLVEAPTRKADEGTPCKSVAEELTTSIADMLLRFCTSSESLLSFVSQRIRESPDLLDALTRAERLLDKEVLKNLHELLLKLITEPAFKYEFAKVFIQYYPGTFSQVIKGNNDNLLDEYRLIPTFSVQIFTVPTLTTRLVREHNLLGILLECLTVLFLSCVGEDAHLQTSKWGNLYDSSLRLLEDTRYVVSHEEVSKYVAYERPDLTRSWIKLLSLVQGMDPQKRVTSIHVEDENENLASPFMLGHYLGIIQNLLMKGAFSSPGQQESTDVTVCSTAIKGMESAENQRHAKVGRVSQENLVCSSSTRESSSSSELPAPATCLIRQCLKAIESWLEPGPRRRKLSSLDASSTDARNFLALLEDTLTINKGGSSKQIGDVGMKVNEGSQIDDAADYHEVVGSPAQESDDMMLIDQVGSPQAGNDAGKGKMNKSSNGLDVQLHSENAISVALTDGSLLYAHPDSRIDELGILNMTSWPRVVFDVGSQETSFHIPLHRMLSLLLRKAIKKCFGEDAKPEECSVVQSKEFFSQVLGGFKPYGFASIVMEHPLRVRVFCAQVRAGMWRKNGDAAILSAEWYRSVQWLEQGLESDLFLLQCCAALSSPEFFVKTIQERFGLSNYISLVLTEQNEYEPVLMQEMLVFLIQLVKERRFIGRSTADNLKRELIYKLAVGDATHSQIVKSLPRDLSSSDQLQSVLDSLAVYSNPSGMKQGKYVLRKAFWKELDLYHPRWNSREIQIAEERYYRFCKVSALNAQLPQWTHVFSPLRSISKIATSKAVLQIVRAVLFYAVYTEASSVSRAPDNVLVMGLHLLSLALDICESESQTYADKYGMDIVQHDAESWVALSSYAEETFPILTYSTESVSPESDKVKNESMLTLLVSLMRKYNEENDSTFSGSKYCNVPSLVESLLKRFAKLSKQCMSALRQMAPQVVPSIPDHGSTKQNSGSPDLMDKKAKARQRQAAIMAKMKAEQSKFAESMKASENEGHPDATFEPDASSSTAVASEESRPVCSLCRDSDSKSPLCYLILLQKSRLATFVETGNPSWDNLSQSKKTSGSIRREKSTDSSGAGSSSSEELVRDTTIEPSFELDSMEVDAFLDFSNEQHPLIRYISCFPSGRCTGNADDNISLETIEADVYKSIVNDLVGIQGGEQCLSNSNLTAGSKTSTSPKSSVLGTYVTCLSTKYRLSSFCDVASKSSAPVTIRNRFGPVDCDGIHINSCGHAVHQECHDRYLFSLKQRYIRRLGFEGGQIVDPDLGELLCPVCRRLANSILPASPDFSGITRKAMPIAQTMSTEAAATIHHLQFPRALALLGSARKIVGQSTFLKAFPGNVNDTAEPALDPSLRRLTMLYYPRSKSSFSASERLSPSLFLWETLRYSVVSTEIASRDRMSSYSAQSKSCLESLRSELNSSSGFILSLLFRVSHSARVLNRREVLLRFEGIQLLAGSICSGISGDKDLLDATKRKGTSLPMVDPESEGEIFPDIQFWKQCADPILAQDPFSSLMSALFCLPVEVLTSTEFFIPIVHLFYIVCVIQALITCYREEAFDRSNFRNCLLNDVCQEMSGYDIAREYFVSKHIDPSCDPKYMVRRLTHPYLRRCALLWELLKSSSSAPLYDSSNIWEGSHHHLDSSTAEGNSSLAIELDGVRELEHLFQIQPLDLILKDECVHMLALRWSQHFCEDYRSRKYRGILFSTPAVPFRLMQLPPVYQVLLERYVKMQCPDCGSVPDEPALCLLCGKLCSPSWKPCCRAGKCLNHASQCGAGVGIFLLVRKTTILLQRSARLTFWPSLYLDAFGEEDHEMHRGKPLYLSQERYAALTYLVASHSLDRTSEVLRQTTISFYTSD; encoded by the exons ATGGCCGGGATCGACGGCGCCGGGGACGCCCCCGCCGCGCGGCTGCCCGAGTTGACGCCCGCGGAGCGCGTCGAGCAG AAGCTGATTGCCTGTGGAGTTCCGGAAGAGCAGCTGCGGGAGGACCATCAGGAAGGCCTGCTCATGTACCTGGAGGAGCACGCCGATAAGATTTCTGAGGTCACGGCGGCCATCTTGTCAGCGGGCACTGAGATATCGGAGGCCCGCAAGTCCTCGAAGAAGGATAAagacagcggcagcagcagcgacaGCGATGCGTACAGCGAGAGCTTGTCGTGGTTGCAGTGGATGATGTTCCGCAACGAGCCGGATGCAGTGCTTGATGACATGGAGCATAGCAGCGCGGGAGAACGCGCTGTCTGCGGGTCTGTCTGGGGGCAGAACGACCTCGCTTACCGCTGCCGGACCTGCGAAAACGACTCCACATGCGCCATCTGTGTTCCATGCTTCCAGAATGGTAACCACGAGGATCATGATTACTCCATCATGTATACAGGCGGTGGATGTTGTGACTGCGGGGATGCTACTGCCTGGAAGCGTGAAGGGTTCTGCTCAAGGCACAAGGGGGCCGAACAGATTAAGCCTCTTCCCGAGGAGCTTGCGAGCTCTGTGGGGCCTGTGTTGGATGAGCTCTTGCTCTTCTGGAAGGAGAGGATTTGTCTGGTGGAAGCCCCAACTCGGAAGGCTGACGAGGGTACCCCCTGCAAGAGTGTTGCTGAGGAGTTGACGACTTCTATTGCTGACATGCTGCTTCGCTTCTGCACCTCTAGTGAAAGTCTTCTTAGTTTTGTGTCCCAAAGGATCCGTGAGTCACCAGATCTCTTGGATGCATTGACGAGGGCGGAAAGGTTGCTGGACAAGGAAGTTCTGAAAAATTTGCACGAGCTGCTATTGAAACTTATCACTGAACCAGCTTTTAAGTATGAGTTTGCCAAAGTTTTCATACAGTACTATCCTGGTACATTTTCTCAAGTTATTAAAGGGAACAATGATAATCTGCTGGACGAGTATCGACTGATACCGACTTTTTCTGTCCAAATATTTACCGTGCCTACGCTGACTACAAGGCTTGTGCGGGAGCACAATTTGTTGGGTATTCTTCTTGAATGTTTGACAGTTCTATTTCTTTCTTGCGTTGGTGAGGATGCTCATTTACAG ACAAGCAAATGGGGAAATTTGTATGATTCTTCTCTTAGATTATTGGAAGATACACGCTATGTCGTGAGCCATGAGGAGGTTTCCAAGTATGTTGCTTATGAGAGGCCTGATCTAACAAGGTCATGGATTAAGCTATTGTCACTTGTGCAAGGAATGGATCCTCAAAAGAGAGTGACAAGTATTCATGTTGAAGATGAAAATGAGAATCTAGCTTCGCCTTTCATGCTAGGACATTATCTTGGGATCATTCAGAATCTTTTGATGAAGGGAGCCTTTTCTTCTCCTGGGCAACAAGAGTCAACTGATGTTACTGTATGCTCCACTGCGATAAAAGGCATGGAAAGTGCCGAGAATCAGCGTCATGCTAAAGTTGGAAGGGTCTCCCAGGAGAACTTGGTATGCAGTTCAAGTACCAGAGAGAGTTCTTCGAGCAGTGAATTACCAGCACCTGCTACCTGTTTAATTCGTCAGTGCTTGAAAGCTATTGAGAGCTGGCTGGAACCTGGTCCTCGGAGGAGAAAGTTGTCGTCCCTCGATGCTAGCAGCACTGATGCTCGCAATTTTCTGGCCTTGCTTGAAGACACTTTGACTATTAACAAAGGTGGATCAAGTAAACAGATTGGTGATGTGGGCATGAAGGTGAATGAAGGATCCCAAATAGATGATGCTGCAGATTATCATGAAGTGGTCGGTTCTCCTGCCCAAGAATCCGACGACATGATGCTGATAGATCAAGTAGGATCGCCTCAGGCTGGAAATGACGCAGGCAAGGGAAAGATGAACAAAAGTAGCAATGGATTAGATGTACAATTACACTCTGAAAATGCCATTTCTGTTGCTCTGACCGATGGCAGCCTTCTATACGCTCACCCAGATTCAAGAATTGATGAGCTAGGAATACTGAACATGACAAGCTGGCCTCGTGTTGTCTTTGATGTCGGTTCACAAGAAACATCTTTCCATATCCCATTACACCGTATGCTTTCTTTACTATTGCGTAAAGCAATTAAGAAATGTTTCGGAGAGGATGCCAAACCAGAGGAATGTTCAGTTGTGCAGTCCAAGGAGTTTTTCTCTCAGGTACTTGGAGGTTTCAAGCCTTATGGGTTTGCTTCAATTGTAATGGAGCATCCATTAAGAGTAAGAGTATTTTGCGCACAAGTGCGTGCTGGAATGTGGCGTAAGAATGGAGATGCAGCTATACTGAGTGCTGAGTGGTACCGCTCTGTGCAATG GCTTGAACAGGGCTTGGAGTCGGATCTGTTTCTGCTGCAATGCTGTGCTGCATTATCTTCTCCAGAGTTCTTTGTGAAGACCATTCAAGAAAGATTTGGTTTGTCGAATTATATATCTCTGGTTCTCACGGAACAGAATGA ATATGAGCCAGTTCTGATGCAAGAAATGCTAGTTTTTCTTATACAACTAGTCAAAGAACGCAGATTTATTGGGCGTTCGACAGCAGACAACTTGAAGAGAGAATTGATTTATAAATTGGCTGTTGGAGATGCCACCCATAGCCAGATTGTGAAGTCTCTTCCCAGGGACCTTTCGTCAAGTGACCAACTTCAAAGTGTTCTAGATTCACTCGCAGTTTACTCTAATCCATCTGGAATGAAACAG GGCAAGTATGTGCTTCGCAAAGCATTCTGGAAGGAATTGGACTTGTATCACCCGCGCTGGAATTCCAGAGAAATACAGATTGCTGAAGAGAGATATTACCGTTTTTGCAAAGTTTCTGCTCTTAACGCTCAACTACCTCAATGGACTCATGTTTTTAGCCCTCTGCGCAGTATTTCTAAGATAGCCACCTCCAAAGCTGTCCTTCAAATTGTTCGTGCTGTTCTCTTCTATGCTGTTTACACCGAAGCATCATCGGTATCACGTGCCCCGGACAATGTTCTTGTGATGGGTTTGCACCTTCTTTCGTTGGCACTTGATATATGTGAATCAGAGAGTCAAACGTATGCGGACAAATATGGGATGGACATAGTGCAGCATGATGCTGAATCATGGGTTGCCCTGTCATCGTATGCAGAAGAGACTTTTCCCATATTGACCTACTCTACTGAATCAGTCTCTCCAGAGTCTGACAAAGTAAAGAATGAGAGCATGCTAACCCTGCTTGTTTCACTAATGCGCAAGTACAACGAAGAGAATGACAGCACCTTTTCTGGATCCAAGTACTGCAATGTTCCATCTCTAGTTGAGAGTTTGTTAAAAAGATTTGCCAAGTTAAGTAAGCAGTGCATGTCTGCATTAAGACAAATGGCACCGCAAGTAGTTCCATCTATTCCGGATCATGGTAGCACTAAACAGAATTCTGGATCTCCAGATCTGATGGACAAGAAGGCAAAAGCGCGCCAACGTCAGGCCGCAATCATG GCAAAAATGAAAGCAGAGCAGTCAAAATTTGCTGAAAGTATGAAGGCATCAGAAAATGAAGGGCATCCTGATGCAACATTTGAGCCAGATGCATCCAGTTCAACCGCCGTTGCCTCTGAGGAGTCACGACCAGTTTGCTCTCTATGCCGGGATTCAGATTCCAAAAGTCCACTCTGCTATTTGATTCTTCTTCAG AAATCTCGGCTTGCAACTTTTGTTGAAACGGGCAATCCGTCCTGGGATAATTTGAGTCAATCAAAGAAGACATCTGGGTCCATCAGACGGGAAAAATCAACTGATTCCTCGGGTGCTGGGTCTTCTAGTTCAGAGGAACTTGTCAGGGATACAACGATAGAACCTTCCTTTGAATTAGACAGCATGGAAGTTGACGCATTTCTTGATTTCTCAAATGAGCAACATCCACTGATTAGATATATATCATGTTTCCCAAGTGGACGCTGTACTGGCAATGCAGATGACAATATCTCCCTTGAGACAATTGAGGCTGATGTATACAAGTCTATCGTAAATGATCTGGTTGGCATTCAAGGTGGTGAGCAGTGTTTGTCTAATTCAAATCTCACAGCTGGCTCCAAGACAAGCACAAGCCCTAAAAGTTCTGTTCTGGGAACATATGTTACTTGTCTTTCAACAAAATACCGTCTTTCTTCTTTCTGTGATGTAGCCTCCAAGTCTTCTGCCCCAGTAACAATAAGAAACAGATTTGGTCCTGTTGATTGTGATGGCATCCACATCAATTCTTGTGGACATGCTGTACATCAAGAATGTCATGATCGATATTTGTTTTCCTTGAAACAAAG ATATATCAGGAGACTAGGTTTTGAAGGAGGTCAGATTGTCGATCCTGATCTG GGAGAGTTGCTGTGTCCAGTGTGTCGCAGACTTGCAAATTCCATTCTTCCAGCATCACCGGATTTCTCTGGTATAACTAGGAAGGCGATGCCAATTGCTCAAACCATGTCTACTGAAGCTGCTGCAACTATACATCATTTACAGTTCCCTCGCGCACTGGCCCTCCTTGGAAGTGCCAGAAAAATTGTTGGACAAAGCACATTTCTAAAAGCTTTTCCTGGGAATGTGAATGACACTGCGGAGCCAGCTTTAGATCCTTCCCTTCGAAGACTCACTATGCTTTACTATCCTCGCAGCAAAAGCAGCTTTTCAGCATCTGAAAGGCTAAGCCCATCCTTGTTTCTCTGGGAAACACTTCGGTACTCTGTCGTTTCAACAGAGATTGCTTCTCGTGATAGAATGTCAAGCTATTCTGCTCAATCGAAGTCTTGCTTAGAATCTCTGCGCAGTGAATTGAATTCATCGAGTGGATTCATATTGTCTCTATTGTTTCGTGTTTCTCACTCTGCACGTGTTCTGAATCGCCGTGAGGTTCTTCTGAGATTTGAAGGTATCCAACTGTTAGCAGGGTCTATTTGCTCTGGTATTTCTGGCGATAAAGATCTTTTGGATGCTACCAAGCGAAAAG GCACTTCGCTACCTATGGTTGACCCGGAAAGTGAGGGTGAAATATTTCCTGATATTCAATTTTGGAAGCAATGTGCTGATCCAATCCTTGCTCAAGATCCATTTTCTTCATTAATGTCAGCACTTTTCTGTCTACCTGTTGAAGTTTTGACATCCACAGAATTCTTCATCCCTATTGTTCATCTATTCTACATTGTTTGTGTCATTCAG GCACTAATAACATGCTATCGGGAAGAAGCCTTTGACAGATCAAACTTCCGTAACTGCCTTCTCAACGATGTTTGCCAGGAGATGTCAGGATATGATATTGCTAGAGAATATTTTGTATCTAAGCACATCGATCCCTCTTGTGATCCAAAATATATGGTACGGAGATTAACACATCCTTATCTTCGGAGGTGTGCATTGCTTTGGGAGCTGCTAAAATCCTCTTCCTCAGCACCCTTATATGACAGTTCCAATATTTGGGAAGGGTCACATCATCACTTAGATAGTAGTACAGCGGAAGGCAATTCTTCACTGGCAATTGAGCTGGATGGAGTGCGAGAACTGGAACACCTCTTTCAAATTCAGCCACTGGACCTGATTCTCAAAGATGAGTGTGTACATATGCTTGCCTTAAGATGGTCTCAACATTTCTGTGAAGACTACAGATCTCGCAAGTATAGAGGCATCCTCTTTTCTACCCCCGCGGTCCCATTCAGGCTGATGCAGTTACCACCTGTCTACCAAGTTCTCCTAGAAAG ATATGTCAAGATGCAATGCCCTGATTGTGGTTCAGTGCCGGATGAGCCAGCGTTATGTTTGCTTTGTGGCAAGCTATGTTCACCTAGTTGGAAACCATGCTGCAG GGCTGGTAAATGCCTAAATCATGCGTCTCAGTGTGGTGCTGGTGTTGGCATATTTCTTTTGGTGAGG AAAACAACAATCCTGTTGCAACGATCGGCTCGTCTTACATTTTGGCCATCTCTGTACCTTGATGCTTTCGGTGAGGAG GATCATGAAATGCACAGAGGAAAGCCCTTGTATCTTAGCCAAGAAAGATACGCAGCCCTCACATATCTG GTGGCATCTCATAGCCTTGACCGGACTTCTGAAGTTCTGCGGCAAACAACCATCAGCTTTTATACATCTGATTAA